A DNA window from Hordeum vulgare subsp. vulgare chromosome 1H, MorexV3_pseudomolecules_assembly, whole genome shotgun sequence contains the following coding sequences:
- the LOC123419616 gene encoding ankyrin-1-like isoform X4: MEVFIRQVLNTGADNLMDPAFREVTEKGNIISLQELVAAQPNIIYSTTKAEKNTALHIAASEGHTLFVHHLLLHAGMNMELMISQNNDGDTPLQLAVRAGHLEVVKHLIQYSGWARKINANLKEPAIMVNTKGNTPLHDALFHRQFKIAIKLLEGNPRCAQALNTEITNQVLTGSVSTIRTCMIALVHRIVLDDNIGTLEILLNNILGLVELTDSSGNNALHYATSNNRVSMVSMLLNKNPALACKKNTKEHTPLHIVAKYGFTESANELLKQCPDAIKVVDLDGRNALHIAIVNKKLSILKFLLKYKLPKEILNKQDNDGNTLLHHAARLQQGPSILWLLNDPRINSFMINKEGHTAWAYQIPIEIMDQALSNAIDREDMPGLLIFLAECPEGVYSVTPIRHTTLHLAASKGNDWFVHHVLLYTNRNVGFIISKNINGDTPLHLAVRAGHVKVVDHLIRYLAWAREIEPNLKLKEPLIMQGREGNTLLHEAVIHGWHDLVVSLLDHGKEVTWTATEEFIKEYHEYAGDVVSTHDVLLVISNDDGDTPLHLAVKSGNSVLVNMLIGRTKVMNLELTPQYAKGPIIMANKLGNTPLHNAVLQRKSDIALKLLEANPGCAHMSNAARQSPFYIAVRDGLTYVVKKIADQKMVVAFMSTQANPLHESVLGDNIRALEIVLNRYEELVELSDLLGNNALHYAAEKNNARIVSILLNKNHTLAYKQNNEKHTPLHIAAYYGSTEAAKELLKQFPDVIEMVDNMGRNALHIAAINDKVSVLELLLKYVLPKEIVNQQDRDGNTPLHHAGKLLRKQAALLLLNDRRVKPCLVNHDEDAAFSLSKSCLVNQDEDAVVSLSQRIGIENRRTSPRMERKIVYSVLVVVATLISMATFAVTLTLPGGYNQQSGAAIVGHHQAFNILVICNTISMCSSTVVALCAFLWKDRAEARISYGVMLFGAKLLIVFSGLTMIMSMLTAIYLTIAPVLVAYVGVAIGAGVPLLVCLVVVLRKNLSIRSVFSIFERRRTETSGVERRNGR; the protein is encoded by the exons ATGGAAG TTTTCATTCGTCAGGTGCTGAACACAGGAGCAGACAATCTCATGGATCCGGCGTTTAGGGAAGTGacggaaaaaggaaatataattagCCTACAAGAGCTCGTCGCTGCCCAACCCAACATAATTTACTCGACGACAAAGGCTGAGAAAAATACAGCACTTCACATCGCGGCGTCAGAAGGACACACTTTGTTTGTCCACCATTTGCTCCTCCATGCAGGCATGAATATGGAGCTCATGATCAGTCAAAACAATGATGGCGATACGCCACTGCAGCTGGCGGTGAGAGCTGGCCATCTAGAAGTGGTCAAGCACCTGATACAATACTCAGGGTGGGCAAGGAAAATCAATGCCAACTTAAAG GAGCCTGCCATAATGGTAAACACAAAAGGGAATACACCATTGCATGATGCACTGTTTCACCGTCAGTTCAAAATTGCAATAAAACTTTTGGAGGGCAACCCAAGATGCGCACAAGCATTGAACACGGAGATCACGAACCAGGTGTTGACAGGCTCTGTCTCAACAATTCGCACCTGTATGATTGCTCTGGTGCACCGGATTGTGTTGGATGATAACATAG GGACTTTGGAGATCTTACTGAACAATATTTTGGGGCTTGTGGAGTTAACAGACTCATCAGGGAACAATGCCCTGCACTATGCCACGTCGAACAACAGGGTTAGCATGGTATCCATGTTGCTCAACAAGAACCCCGCTCTGGCATGCAAGAAGAACACTAAGGAGCATACCCCTCTCCACATTGTTGCCAAGTATGGCTTCACAGAGTCTGCCAATGAGCTCTTGAAGCAGTGTCCTGATGCCATTAAGGTGGTGGATTTAGATGGGAGAAACGCTTTGCACATCGCAATCGTCAACAAAAAGCTGAGCATACTCAAGTTTCTTCTCAAGTATAAGCTGCCAAAGGAGATCTTGAACAAACAGGATAATGATGGCAACACACTGCTGCATCATGCTGCTAGGCTTCAACAGGGGCCGTCAATACTGTGGTTACTCAATGATCCGAGAATCAACTCATTCATGATTAACAAAGAAGGACATACTGCATGGGCCTACCAG ATCCCAATAGAAATCATGGACCAAGCATTGAGTAATGCAATAGACAGAGAGGACATGCCAGGGCTGCTAATTTTTCTTGCTGAATGTCCTGAAGGGGTTTATTCAGTGACACCCATAAGACACACGACCCTCCACCTCGCAGCATCAAAAGGAAATGATTGGTTTGTTCATCATGTGCTTCTCTATACGAACCGGAATGTGGGGTTCATCATCAGTAAGAATATTAATGGGGATACACCATTGCACCTGGCGGTGAGAGCAGGCCATGTGAAAGTGGTAGATCATTTGATACGCTACCTGGCATGGGCCAGGGAAATCGAGCCCAACTTAAAGTTAAAG GAGCCTCTGATAATGCAGGGCAGGGAAGGGAACACGCTGCTGCATGAGGCAGTGATACATGGTTGGCATGATCTGGTGGTCAGCCTGCTAGATCATGGCAAGGAGGTTACATGGACGGCTACTGAAGAATTCATCAAGGAGTACCACGAGTATGCTGGGGATGTTGTCAGTACACATGATGTACTCCTTGTCATTAGTAATGATGACGGGGACACACCGTTGCACCTTGCAGTTAAGTCTGGCAATTCCGTCCTTGTCAATATGCTTATCGGACGTACTAAAGTGATGAACCTGGAACTTACGCCACAATATGCAAAG GGTCCTATAATAATGGCAAATAAATTAGGTAACACCCCATTGCACAACGCAGTGTTGCAGCGAAAGTCGGATATTGCACTAAAGCTGCTGGAGGCCAACCCAGGATGCGCGCACATGTCGAACGCAGCAAGGCAGTCACCATTCTACATTGCTGTCAGGGATGGCCTTACATATGTTGTCAAGAAGATTGCTGACCAGAAGATGGTTGTGGCCTTTATGTCCACTCAGGCCAATCCTCTGCACGAATCCGTGTTGGGGGATAACATCC GAGCGCTGGAGATCGTGCTGAACAGATATGAGGAGCTTGTAGAGTTGTCAGACTTATTAGGGAACAATGCCCTGCATTACGCGGCGGAGAAGAATAATGCACGCATTGTATCCATATTACTCAACAAGAATCACACTCTAGCCTACAAACAGAATAATGAGAAGCATACTCCTCTCCACATAGCTGCTTATTATGGCTCCACAGAGGCTGCCAAAGAACTCTTGAAGCAGTTCCCTGATGTTATTGAGATGGTGGATAACATGGGACGAAACGCACTCCACATCGCGGCCATAAATGATAAGGTGAGTGTACTTGAATTGcttctcaagtatgtgctgccgaAGGAGATTGTGAACCAACAGGATAGGGATGGCAACACGCCGCTGCATCATGCTGGCAAACTCCTCAGGAAACAAGCCGCATTGCTGCTACTCAACGATCGGAGAGTCAAACCATGCCTGGTTAACCATGACGAAGATGCCGCGTTTTCCCTTTCTAAATCATGCCTGGTTaaccaagatgaagatgccgtggTTTCCCTTTCTCAGAGAATAGGAATAGAG AACCGGCGAACAAGTCCACGCATGGAGCGCAAAATAGTTTACAGTGTACTTGTGGTTGTGGCCACCCTGATAAGCATGGCCACCTTTGCAGTCACACTCACCTTGCCTGGCGGTTATAACCAACAGTCAGGCGCTGCCATTGTTGGGCACCATCAGGCGTTCAATATACTCGTCATCTGCAACACCATTTCAATGTGTAGCTCAACTGTTGTTGCCCTGTGCGCTTTTTTGTGGAAGGATCGTGCGGAGGCAAGGATCAGTTACGGCGTTATGCTGTTTGGGGCCAAGTTGTTGATCGTCTTCTCTGGCCTCACGATGATCATGTCAATGTTGACTGCCATATACCTCACCATCGCACCAGTGTTGGTTGCCTATGTGGGGGTTGCCATTGGTGCCGGCGTTCCTCTCTTGGTGTGCCTGGTAGTGGTATTGCGGAAGAATCTGTCTATAAGGTCCGTGTTCAGTATCTTTGAACGGCGTAGAACTGAGACCTCAGGGGTAGAGAGGCGAAATGGCCGCTAG
- the LOC123419616 gene encoding ankyrin-1-like isoform X2, whose protein sequence is MEVFIRQVLNTGADNLMDPAFREVTEKGNIISLQELVAAQPNIIYSTTKAEKNTALHIAASEGHTLFVHHLLLHAGMNMELMISQNNDGDTPLQLAVRAGHLEVVKHLIQYSGWARKINANLKEPAIMVNTKGNTPLHDALFHRQFKIAIKLLEGNPRCAQALNTEITNQVLTGSVSTIRTCMIALVHRIVLDDNIGTLEILLNNILGLVELTDSSGNNALHYATSNNRVSMVSMLLNKNPALACKKNTKEHTPLHIVAKYGFTESANELLKQCPDAIKVVDLDGRNALHIAIVNKKLSILKFLLKYKLPKEILNKQDNDGNTLLHHAARLQQGPSILWLLNDPRINSFMINKEGHTAWAYQIPIEIMDQALSNAIDREDMPGLLIFLAECPEGVYSVTPIRHTTLHLAASKGNDWFVHHVLLYTNRNVGFIISKNINGDTPLHLAVRAGHVKVVDHLIRYLAWAREIEPNLKLKEPLIMQGREGNTLLHEAVIHGWHDLVVSLLDHGKEVTWTATEEFIKEYHEYAGDVVSTHDVLLVISNDDGDTPLHLAVKSGNSVLVNMLIGRTKVMNLELTPQYAKGPIIMANKLGNTPLHNAVLQRKSDIALKLLEANPGCAHMSNAARQSPFYIAVRDGLTYVVKKIADQKMVVAFMSTQANPLHESVLGDNIRALEIVLNRYEELVELSDLLGNNALHYAAEKNNARIVSILLNKNHTLAYKQNNEKHTPLHIAAYYGSTEAAKELLKQFPDVIEMVDNMGRNALHIAAINDKVSVLELLLKYVLPKEIVNQQDRDGNTPLHHAGKLLRKQAALLLLNDRRVKPCLVNHDEDAAFSLSKSCLVNQDEDAVVSLSQRIGIEPRPLQNRRTSPRMERKIVYSVLVVVATLISMATFAVTLTLPGGYNQQSGAAIVGHHQAFNILVICNTISMCSSTVVALCAFLWKDRAEARISYGVMLFGAKLLIVFSGLTMIMSMLTAIYLTIAPVLVAYVGVAIGAGVPLLVCLVVVLRKNLSIRSVFSIFERRRTETSGVERRNGR, encoded by the exons ATGGAAG TTTTCATTCGTCAGGTGCTGAACACAGGAGCAGACAATCTCATGGATCCGGCGTTTAGGGAAGTGacggaaaaaggaaatataattagCCTACAAGAGCTCGTCGCTGCCCAACCCAACATAATTTACTCGACGACAAAGGCTGAGAAAAATACAGCACTTCACATCGCGGCGTCAGAAGGACACACTTTGTTTGTCCACCATTTGCTCCTCCATGCAGGCATGAATATGGAGCTCATGATCAGTCAAAACAATGATGGCGATACGCCACTGCAGCTGGCGGTGAGAGCTGGCCATCTAGAAGTGGTCAAGCACCTGATACAATACTCAGGGTGGGCAAGGAAAATCAATGCCAACTTAAAG GAGCCTGCCATAATGGTAAACACAAAAGGGAATACACCATTGCATGATGCACTGTTTCACCGTCAGTTCAAAATTGCAATAAAACTTTTGGAGGGCAACCCAAGATGCGCACAAGCATTGAACACGGAGATCACGAACCAGGTGTTGACAGGCTCTGTCTCAACAATTCGCACCTGTATGATTGCTCTGGTGCACCGGATTGTGTTGGATGATAACATAG GGACTTTGGAGATCTTACTGAACAATATTTTGGGGCTTGTGGAGTTAACAGACTCATCAGGGAACAATGCCCTGCACTATGCCACGTCGAACAACAGGGTTAGCATGGTATCCATGTTGCTCAACAAGAACCCCGCTCTGGCATGCAAGAAGAACACTAAGGAGCATACCCCTCTCCACATTGTTGCCAAGTATGGCTTCACAGAGTCTGCCAATGAGCTCTTGAAGCAGTGTCCTGATGCCATTAAGGTGGTGGATTTAGATGGGAGAAACGCTTTGCACATCGCAATCGTCAACAAAAAGCTGAGCATACTCAAGTTTCTTCTCAAGTATAAGCTGCCAAAGGAGATCTTGAACAAACAGGATAATGATGGCAACACACTGCTGCATCATGCTGCTAGGCTTCAACAGGGGCCGTCAATACTGTGGTTACTCAATGATCCGAGAATCAACTCATTCATGATTAACAAAGAAGGACATACTGCATGGGCCTACCAG ATCCCAATAGAAATCATGGACCAAGCATTGAGTAATGCAATAGACAGAGAGGACATGCCAGGGCTGCTAATTTTTCTTGCTGAATGTCCTGAAGGGGTTTATTCAGTGACACCCATAAGACACACGACCCTCCACCTCGCAGCATCAAAAGGAAATGATTGGTTTGTTCATCATGTGCTTCTCTATACGAACCGGAATGTGGGGTTCATCATCAGTAAGAATATTAATGGGGATACACCATTGCACCTGGCGGTGAGAGCAGGCCATGTGAAAGTGGTAGATCATTTGATACGCTACCTGGCATGGGCCAGGGAAATCGAGCCCAACTTAAAGTTAAAG GAGCCTCTGATAATGCAGGGCAGGGAAGGGAACACGCTGCTGCATGAGGCAGTGATACATGGTTGGCATGATCTGGTGGTCAGCCTGCTAGATCATGGCAAGGAGGTTACATGGACGGCTACTGAAGAATTCATCAAGGAGTACCACGAGTATGCTGGGGATGTTGTCAGTACACATGATGTACTCCTTGTCATTAGTAATGATGACGGGGACACACCGTTGCACCTTGCAGTTAAGTCTGGCAATTCCGTCCTTGTCAATATGCTTATCGGACGTACTAAAGTGATGAACCTGGAACTTACGCCACAATATGCAAAG GGTCCTATAATAATGGCAAATAAATTAGGTAACACCCCATTGCACAACGCAGTGTTGCAGCGAAAGTCGGATATTGCACTAAAGCTGCTGGAGGCCAACCCAGGATGCGCGCACATGTCGAACGCAGCAAGGCAGTCACCATTCTACATTGCTGTCAGGGATGGCCTTACATATGTTGTCAAGAAGATTGCTGACCAGAAGATGGTTGTGGCCTTTATGTCCACTCAGGCCAATCCTCTGCACGAATCCGTGTTGGGGGATAACATCC GAGCGCTGGAGATCGTGCTGAACAGATATGAGGAGCTTGTAGAGTTGTCAGACTTATTAGGGAACAATGCCCTGCATTACGCGGCGGAGAAGAATAATGCACGCATTGTATCCATATTACTCAACAAGAATCACACTCTAGCCTACAAACAGAATAATGAGAAGCATACTCCTCTCCACATAGCTGCTTATTATGGCTCCACAGAGGCTGCCAAAGAACTCTTGAAGCAGTTCCCTGATGTTATTGAGATGGTGGATAACATGGGACGAAACGCACTCCACATCGCGGCCATAAATGATAAGGTGAGTGTACTTGAATTGcttctcaagtatgtgctgccgaAGGAGATTGTGAACCAACAGGATAGGGATGGCAACACGCCGCTGCATCATGCTGGCAAACTCCTCAGGAAACAAGCCGCATTGCTGCTACTCAACGATCGGAGAGTCAAACCATGCCTGGTTAACCATGACGAAGATGCCGCGTTTTCCCTTTCTAAATCATGCCTGGTTaaccaagatgaagatgccgtggTTTCCCTTTCTCAGAGAATAGGAATAGAG CCTCGACCTCTGCAGAACCGGCGAACAAGTCCACGCATGGAGCGCAAAATAGTTTACAGTGTACTTGTGGTTGTGGCCACCCTGATAAGCATGGCCACCTTTGCAGTCACACTCACCTTGCCTGGCGGTTATAACCAACAGTCAGGCGCTGCCATTGTTGGGCACCATCAGGCGTTCAATATACTCGTCATCTGCAACACCATTTCAATGTGTAGCTCAACTGTTGTTGCCCTGTGCGCTTTTTTGTGGAAGGATCGTGCGGAGGCAAGGATCAGTTACGGCGTTATGCTGTTTGGGGCCAAGTTGTTGATCGTCTTCTCTGGCCTCACGATGATCATGTCAATGTTGACTGCCATATACCTCACCATCGCACCAGTGTTGGTTGCCTATGTGGGGGTTGCCATTGGTGCCGGCGTTCCTCTCTTGGTGTGCCTGGTAGTGGTATTGCGGAAGAATCTGTCTATAAGGTCCGTGTTCAGTATCTTTGAACGGCGTAGAACTGAGACCTCAGGGGTAGAGAGGCGAAATGGCCGCTAG
- the LOC123419616 gene encoding ankyrin-1-like isoform X1, whose protein sequence is MEVFIRQVLNTGADNLMDPAFREVTEKGNIISLQELVAAQPNIIYSTTKAEKNTALHIAASEGHTLFVHHLLLHAGMNMELMISQNNDGDTPLQLAVRAGHLEVVKHLIQYSGWARKINANLKEPAIMVNTKGNTPLHDALFHRQFKIAIKLLEGNPRCAQALNTEITNQVLTGSVSTIRTCMIALVHRIVLDDNIGTLEILLNNILGLVELTDSSGNNALHYATSNNRVSMVSMLLNKNPALACKKNTKEHTPLHIVAKYGFTESANELLKQCPDAIKVVDLDGRNALHIAIVNKKLSILKFLLKYKLPKEILNKQDNDGNTLLHHAARLQQGPSILWLLNDPRINSFMINKEGHTAWAYQIPIEIMDQALSNAIDREDMPGLLIFLAECPEGVYSVTPIRHTTLHLAASKGNDWFVHHVLLYTNRNVGFIISKNINGDTPLHLAVRAGHVKVVDHLIRYLAWAREIEPNLKLKEPLIMQGREGNTLLHEAVIHGWHDLVVSLLDHGKEVTWTATEEFIKEYHEYAGDVVSTHDVLLVISNDDGDTPLHLAVKSGNSVLVNMLIGRTKVMNLELTPQYAKGPIIMANKLGNTPLHNAVLQRKSDIALKLLEANPGCAHMSNAARQSPFYIAVRDGLTYVVKKIADQKMVVAFMSTQANPLHESVLGDNIRALEIVLNRYEELVELSDLLGNNALHYAAEKNNARIVSILLNKNHTLAYKQNNEKHTPLHIAAYYGSTEAAKELLKQFPDVIEMVDNMGRNALHIAAINDKVSVLELLLKYVLPKEIVNQQDRDGNTPLHHAGKLLRKQAALLLLNDRRVKPCLVNHDEDAAFSLSKSCLVNQDEDAVVSLSQRIGIERTYSKSKQLILTKQQPRPLQNRRTSPRMERKIVYSVLVVVATLISMATFAVTLTLPGGYNQQSGAAIVGHHQAFNILVICNTISMCSSTVVALCAFLWKDRAEARISYGVMLFGAKLLIVFSGLTMIMSMLTAIYLTIAPVLVAYVGVAIGAGVPLLVCLVVVLRKNLSIRSVFSIFERRRTETSGVERRNGR, encoded by the exons ATGGAAG TTTTCATTCGTCAGGTGCTGAACACAGGAGCAGACAATCTCATGGATCCGGCGTTTAGGGAAGTGacggaaaaaggaaatataattagCCTACAAGAGCTCGTCGCTGCCCAACCCAACATAATTTACTCGACGACAAAGGCTGAGAAAAATACAGCACTTCACATCGCGGCGTCAGAAGGACACACTTTGTTTGTCCACCATTTGCTCCTCCATGCAGGCATGAATATGGAGCTCATGATCAGTCAAAACAATGATGGCGATACGCCACTGCAGCTGGCGGTGAGAGCTGGCCATCTAGAAGTGGTCAAGCACCTGATACAATACTCAGGGTGGGCAAGGAAAATCAATGCCAACTTAAAG GAGCCTGCCATAATGGTAAACACAAAAGGGAATACACCATTGCATGATGCACTGTTTCACCGTCAGTTCAAAATTGCAATAAAACTTTTGGAGGGCAACCCAAGATGCGCACAAGCATTGAACACGGAGATCACGAACCAGGTGTTGACAGGCTCTGTCTCAACAATTCGCACCTGTATGATTGCTCTGGTGCACCGGATTGTGTTGGATGATAACATAG GGACTTTGGAGATCTTACTGAACAATATTTTGGGGCTTGTGGAGTTAACAGACTCATCAGGGAACAATGCCCTGCACTATGCCACGTCGAACAACAGGGTTAGCATGGTATCCATGTTGCTCAACAAGAACCCCGCTCTGGCATGCAAGAAGAACACTAAGGAGCATACCCCTCTCCACATTGTTGCCAAGTATGGCTTCACAGAGTCTGCCAATGAGCTCTTGAAGCAGTGTCCTGATGCCATTAAGGTGGTGGATTTAGATGGGAGAAACGCTTTGCACATCGCAATCGTCAACAAAAAGCTGAGCATACTCAAGTTTCTTCTCAAGTATAAGCTGCCAAAGGAGATCTTGAACAAACAGGATAATGATGGCAACACACTGCTGCATCATGCTGCTAGGCTTCAACAGGGGCCGTCAATACTGTGGTTACTCAATGATCCGAGAATCAACTCATTCATGATTAACAAAGAAGGACATACTGCATGGGCCTACCAG ATCCCAATAGAAATCATGGACCAAGCATTGAGTAATGCAATAGACAGAGAGGACATGCCAGGGCTGCTAATTTTTCTTGCTGAATGTCCTGAAGGGGTTTATTCAGTGACACCCATAAGACACACGACCCTCCACCTCGCAGCATCAAAAGGAAATGATTGGTTTGTTCATCATGTGCTTCTCTATACGAACCGGAATGTGGGGTTCATCATCAGTAAGAATATTAATGGGGATACACCATTGCACCTGGCGGTGAGAGCAGGCCATGTGAAAGTGGTAGATCATTTGATACGCTACCTGGCATGGGCCAGGGAAATCGAGCCCAACTTAAAGTTAAAG GAGCCTCTGATAATGCAGGGCAGGGAAGGGAACACGCTGCTGCATGAGGCAGTGATACATGGTTGGCATGATCTGGTGGTCAGCCTGCTAGATCATGGCAAGGAGGTTACATGGACGGCTACTGAAGAATTCATCAAGGAGTACCACGAGTATGCTGGGGATGTTGTCAGTACACATGATGTACTCCTTGTCATTAGTAATGATGACGGGGACACACCGTTGCACCTTGCAGTTAAGTCTGGCAATTCCGTCCTTGTCAATATGCTTATCGGACGTACTAAAGTGATGAACCTGGAACTTACGCCACAATATGCAAAG GGTCCTATAATAATGGCAAATAAATTAGGTAACACCCCATTGCACAACGCAGTGTTGCAGCGAAAGTCGGATATTGCACTAAAGCTGCTGGAGGCCAACCCAGGATGCGCGCACATGTCGAACGCAGCAAGGCAGTCACCATTCTACATTGCTGTCAGGGATGGCCTTACATATGTTGTCAAGAAGATTGCTGACCAGAAGATGGTTGTGGCCTTTATGTCCACTCAGGCCAATCCTCTGCACGAATCCGTGTTGGGGGATAACATCC GAGCGCTGGAGATCGTGCTGAACAGATATGAGGAGCTTGTAGAGTTGTCAGACTTATTAGGGAACAATGCCCTGCATTACGCGGCGGAGAAGAATAATGCACGCATTGTATCCATATTACTCAACAAGAATCACACTCTAGCCTACAAACAGAATAATGAGAAGCATACTCCTCTCCACATAGCTGCTTATTATGGCTCCACAGAGGCTGCCAAAGAACTCTTGAAGCAGTTCCCTGATGTTATTGAGATGGTGGATAACATGGGACGAAACGCACTCCACATCGCGGCCATAAATGATAAGGTGAGTGTACTTGAATTGcttctcaagtatgtgctgccgaAGGAGATTGTGAACCAACAGGATAGGGATGGCAACACGCCGCTGCATCATGCTGGCAAACTCCTCAGGAAACAAGCCGCATTGCTGCTACTCAACGATCGGAGAGTCAAACCATGCCTGGTTAACCATGACGAAGATGCCGCGTTTTCCCTTTCTAAATCATGCCTGGTTaaccaagatgaagatgccgtggTTTCCCTTTCTCAGAGAATAGGAATAGAG CGAACTTACAGCAAAAGCAAGCAGCTGATACTGACAAAGCAACAGCCTCGACCTCTGCAGAACCGGCGAACAAGTCCACGCATGGAGCGCAAAATAGTTTACAGTGTACTTGTGGTTGTGGCCACCCTGATAAGCATGGCCACCTTTGCAGTCACACTCACCTTGCCTGGCGGTTATAACCAACAGTCAGGCGCTGCCATTGTTGGGCACCATCAGGCGTTCAATATACTCGTCATCTGCAACACCATTTCAATGTGTAGCTCAACTGTTGTTGCCCTGTGCGCTTTTTTGTGGAAGGATCGTGCGGAGGCAAGGATCAGTTACGGCGTTATGCTGTTTGGGGCCAAGTTGTTGATCGTCTTCTCTGGCCTCACGATGATCATGTCAATGTTGACTGCCATATACCTCACCATCGCACCAGTGTTGGTTGCCTATGTGGGGGTTGCCATTGGTGCCGGCGTTCCTCTCTTGGTGTGCCTGGTAGTGGTATTGCGGAAGAATCTGTCTATAAGGTCCGTGTTCAGTATCTTTGAACGGCGTAGAACTGAGACCTCAGGGGTAGAGAGGCGAAATGGCCGCTAG